A stretch of Desulfitobacterium dichloroeliminans LMG P-21439 DNA encodes these proteins:
- a CDS encoding thiolase family protein gives MEDVVIVGAARTPIGDFQGSLKDVPAVELGTIVVRGALEKAGVDPKLVEDVVGGMVYKAGVKGNPARQIQLEVGIALEAAATTVDQQCGSAMRAIEIATQQMYLGKSSVSVAVGIENMSRAPHMLLNSRQGTKLGPTNLEDHLTYDALVDAMTGYHMGVTAENLAEKYNITREEQDQLAYLSHTRAVAAIQNGYFRDEIVPVEITTRKGTKVVEVDEHPRADISMESLGKLKPAFKKDGTVTAGNASGLNDGAAALVLMTVSKAKELGVKPIAKILSTASYGVAPEIMGIGPAYAIPKALMYANLELSDIDYFEINEAFAAQFLAVNRELKLDMDKVNANGSGIALGHPVGCTGVRIIVSMLSELKRREGKYGVASLCVGGGPSMATVIEML, from the coding sequence ATGGAAGATGTTGTTATTGTAGGTGCCGCTAGGACACCCATTGGAGATTTCCAAGGATCATTAAAGGATGTTCCAGCTGTTGAACTTGGGACAATCGTAGTAAGAGGTGCACTAGAAAAGGCTGGAGTGGATCCCAAACTTGTGGAAGATGTCGTCGGAGGAATGGTCTACAAAGCGGGGGTGAAAGGAAATCCGGCAAGACAGATACAACTTGAGGTTGGTATCGCCCTTGAAGCTGCGGCTACTACAGTGGATCAACAGTGTGGTTCAGCTATGAGAGCTATAGAAATTGCTACCCAACAAATGTATTTGGGTAAATCCAGTGTCAGCGTGGCGGTAGGGATTGAAAACATGTCCCGCGCTCCCCATATGCTGTTAAACTCACGTCAAGGTACAAAATTAGGACCTACTAACTTAGAAGATCATCTCACTTACGACGCCTTAGTCGATGCTATGACGGGGTACCATATGGGTGTTACAGCGGAAAACCTCGCGGAAAAATATAACATCACCCGTGAGGAACAGGATCAACTGGCCTACCTCAGTCATACACGGGCCGTCGCCGCTATTCAAAATGGGTATTTCAGAGATGAAATCGTACCTGTGGAAATAACCACTCGCAAAGGTACAAAGGTCGTTGAGGTCGATGAGCATCCTCGTGCCGATATATCTATGGAAAGCTTAGGAAAACTGAAGCCGGCATTTAAGAAAGACGGAACAGTCACAGCGGGTAATGCTTCGGGGTTGAATGATGGTGCTGCAGCTTTAGTCTTAATGACAGTTAGCAAAGCAAAAGAACTCGGAGTTAAACCGATTGCCAAGATTTTATCAACGGCCTCCTATGGTGTAGCTCCAGAAATTATGGGAATTGGCCCAGCCTATGCTATTCCTAAGGCCTTGATGTATGCCAACCTTGAACTTAGTGATATCGATTATTTCGAAATTAATGAAGCGTTCGCCGCCCAATTCCTCGCGGTGAATAGAGAACTGAAACTAGATATGGATAAAGTAAATGCCAATGGCTCGGGAATTGCCTTAGGTCATCCTGTGGGATGCACAGGTGTTCGTATTATCGTATCTATGCTTAGTGAACTGAAAAGACGTGAAGGAAAATATGGGGTTGCCTCCTTATGTGTAGGTGGCGGGCCATCTATGGCAACCGTGATTGAGATGCTATAG
- a CDS encoding aryl-sulfate sulfotransferase, whose translation MGQPFVHPTGVTVYNPEKCFNGYTILNAAGLGCVIIDMNGNVVRVFKDLMGFPNKLLPGGYVMGSRGRRNGKFGYQDQIDLIQVDWNGKVVWEFNKKEYIEDEGEKPQWMARQHHDYQREGNTVGYYVPGMECKTDRGNTLILCHENCYNKRISDKNLLDDVIIEVDWEGNIVWEWHAVDHFNEYGFDAVAKLALYKNPNMHEAGGGMGDWMHINSMSVLGPNKWYDKGDERFHPDNIIWDARESNICAIISKETGKVVWKMGPDFADDPQLRKIGQIIGQHHVHMVPQGLPGAGNILIFDNGGWSGYGAPSNISKDGTKVNIADRSRVLELNPVTMKVVWQITGSELMNYGSPIINDYRFYSPLTSAAQRLPNGNTLVTEGVEGRLFEVTRMKEVVWEFLSPFTENPAVIYYRAYRYPYSYIPQLPEPKETAIPMLDIRKFRVLGAADCEVQNVVGVDGTTGYPKVHQACVAAGDQDLSLNDDDDDDGFTKF comes from the coding sequence ATGGGTCAACCCTTTGTTCATCCAACCGGAGTCACCGTCTATAATCCTGAGAAATGCTTTAATGGCTACACTATTTTGAATGCTGCAGGCTTAGGCTGTGTCATCATTGACATGAATGGTAATGTGGTCCGGGTCTTCAAGGACCTCATGGGTTTCCCTAATAAATTGCTCCCCGGTGGTTACGTTATGGGAAGCCGCGGCCGCCGAAACGGGAAATTTGGCTATCAAGACCAAATCGACCTGATTCAAGTCGACTGGAATGGTAAAGTGGTTTGGGAATTCAATAAGAAAGAGTATATCGAAGACGAAGGGGAAAAGCCTCAATGGATGGCTCGCCAGCACCATGATTATCAAAGAGAAGGCAACACGGTCGGTTACTATGTGCCGGGAATGGAGTGCAAGACCGATCGTGGTAACACTTTAATTCTTTGTCATGAAAACTGCTACAACAAGCGGATCTCCGATAAAAATCTCCTCGATGATGTCATCATTGAAGTGGACTGGGAAGGGAATATTGTCTGGGAATGGCATGCCGTTGATCATTTTAATGAATATGGCTTTGATGCTGTTGCCAAATTAGCCCTCTACAAAAATCCGAACATGCATGAAGCAGGGGGCGGCATGGGCGACTGGATGCACATCAACTCCATGAGCGTTCTCGGTCCTAACAAATGGTATGACAAGGGGGATGAGCGTTTCCATCCCGATAACATTATTTGGGACGCTCGGGAATCCAATATCTGCGCGATTATCTCAAAGGAGACCGGTAAGGTCGTTTGGAAAATGGGTCCTGATTTTGCTGATGATCCGCAGCTAAGGAAAATCGGCCAAATCATCGGCCAGCATCATGTGCATATGGTTCCTCAGGGACTACCCGGGGCCGGCAATATCCTTATTTTTGATAACGGCGGTTGGTCCGGTTATGGTGCACCCAGCAATATCTCAAAAGACGGGACCAAAGTAAATATCGCTGACCGTTCGCGAGTGCTAGAATTAAACCCTGTCACCATGAAAGTCGTCTGGCAAATTACTGGCAGTGAACTCATGAATTATGGTTCGCCCATCATTAACGATTATCGTTTCTATAGCCCCTTGACCAGTGCCGCTCAACGGCTCCCCAACGGAAACACCTTAGTCACCGAAGGGGTAGAAGGTCGCTTGTTCGAGGTTACACGGATGAAAGAAGTGGTCTGGGAATTCCTTTCTCCCTTTACAGAAAATCCGGCAGTCATCTATTATCGCGCTTATCGTTATCCTTACAGCTATATCCCACAGCTTCCTGAACCCAAAGAGACCGCAATACCTATGCTGGATATTCGTAAATTTCGCGTTCTTGGTGCAGCTGATTGTGAAGTGCAAAATGTTGTCGGTGTTGACGGTACAACCGGTTATCCCAAGGTTCATCAAGCCTGCGTTGCTGCCGGAGATCAGGACCTTTCCTTGAATGATGACGATGATGATGATGGTTTCACAAAATTCTAA
- a CDS encoding DNA topoisomerase III: MGKSLVLTEKPSVGRDIAKLLGCNQKGNGCFIGSRYIVTWALGHLVTLAEPEAYGDQYKTWRLEDLPMLPKQMELVVIKETSKQYSAVKQLLRQPDVEELIIATDAGREGELVARWIIQKAGWRKPIKRLWISSQTDKAIKEGFNNLKPGKAYESLYAAAECRAQADWYVGLNVTRALTCKYNAQLSAGRVQTPTLALVVEREKEIQKFVPKDYWTIHAQGQGYFLRWQDKSNGQSRIFDEQKVEKLLQRLTGKQGRLTEIKKEAKKDLPPQAYDLTELQRDANRKYGYSAKRTSSIMQQLYEQHKLVTYPRTDSRYLTDDIVATLPERLKSIAVGPYSELTRRVLRTKIVTTKRLVDNSKVTDHHAIIPTEQAVFLGKLSQEEARIYDLIVRRFIAVLSPAFEYEQTTIKVDIQGEVFTAKGKIMKSKGWRMVYEGNDSIDEEGDQEDQEQSLPDLKANQEIELLSIKSASGKTKPPKRYTEATLLSAMEHPGQRLEDAKLRETLEKTSGLGTPATRADIIEKLFNSFYMERNGKEITPTSKGIQLVGLVPAELKSPELTAKWEQQLHEISKGREDQQRFIQGIKSYATQLVGQVVGSSQTFRHDNMTRAKCPECGKFLLQVKGKRGEMLVCQDRECGYRQGLSVQSNARCPQCHKKMELRGEGENKLFTCGCGYREKLSAFNKRKEQEGKGSYNKKEVNQFLQKQKEAVPVNTALADALAKLKLP; this comes from the coding sequence ATGGGAAAAAGTTTGGTCTTGACTGAAAAACCCTCCGTAGGTCGTGATATTGCGAAGTTATTAGGCTGCAATCAGAAAGGCAATGGATGCTTCATCGGCTCTAGATATATTGTAACCTGGGCCTTGGGTCACTTAGTAACTCTTGCTGAACCAGAAGCCTATGGGGATCAATATAAAACCTGGCGGCTAGAAGACCTGCCCATGCTACCGAAACAAATGGAATTAGTCGTCATCAAAGAGACGTCAAAACAATATTCAGCAGTGAAACAACTTTTACGGCAGCCTGATGTGGAGGAACTTATTATAGCCACGGACGCAGGGCGTGAGGGTGAGCTGGTAGCTCGCTGGATTATTCAAAAGGCGGGTTGGAGAAAGCCTATCAAGCGGTTATGGATTTCTTCACAGACAGATAAGGCTATCAAAGAAGGCTTTAATAACCTCAAACCAGGTAAGGCCTATGAGTCTCTATATGCGGCAGCAGAGTGCCGAGCTCAAGCAGATTGGTATGTGGGCTTAAATGTGACACGAGCCCTAACTTGCAAGTACAATGCCCAGCTCTCTGCAGGAAGAGTACAAACCCCCACTTTAGCGCTCGTTGTCGAGCGAGAAAAAGAAATTCAGAAATTTGTTCCTAAGGACTACTGGACCATCCATGCCCAAGGGCAGGGTTATTTCCTACGTTGGCAAGATAAAAGCAATGGGCAAAGCAGGATCTTTGATGAGCAGAAAGTGGAGAAGCTCTTGCAAAGGTTGACAGGAAAGCAAGGACGCCTTACAGAGATTAAGAAAGAAGCCAAGAAGGATCTGCCCCCCCAGGCCTATGACCTAACTGAATTGCAAAGAGATGCTAATCGAAAATATGGATATTCGGCTAAGAGAACTTCCTCGATTATGCAGCAACTCTATGAACAGCATAAATTAGTTACCTACCCTAGAACGGATTCGCGTTACTTGACAGACGATATAGTCGCCACTCTCCCCGAACGACTCAAATCTATCGCTGTGGGTCCCTATTCTGAATTGACTCGTCGAGTTCTGCGAACAAAGATCGTGACCACCAAGCGATTGGTTGACAATTCGAAGGTTACGGATCATCATGCGATTATTCCCACTGAGCAAGCTGTGTTCTTAGGCAAGCTTAGCCAGGAGGAAGCCAGAATTTATGACTTAATCGTTCGCCGCTTTATTGCGGTTCTATCCCCGGCCTTTGAGTATGAACAAACCACGATCAAAGTGGATATCCAAGGAGAGGTTTTTACCGCCAAAGGAAAAATCATGAAGAGTAAGGGGTGGCGAATGGTCTATGAGGGGAATGACTCTATTGATGAGGAAGGTGATCAGGAGGATCAAGAGCAAAGTTTGCCAGATCTAAAAGCAAATCAAGAGATTGAGTTGCTTTCTATAAAATCAGCCTCAGGTAAAACGAAGCCCCCCAAGCGCTATACAGAGGCCACTCTGCTATCAGCCATGGAGCATCCTGGTCAACGACTTGAAGACGCAAAACTACGAGAGACCCTGGAGAAAACCAGTGGCTTGGGTACCCCCGCAACCCGCGCAGATATTATTGAAAAACTCTTTAATTCCTTCTATATGGAGCGCAACGGCAAAGAAATTACCCCTACCTCCAAAGGAATCCAGCTCGTTGGATTGGTTCCCGCCGAGCTAAAATCACCTGAATTAACAGCCAAATGGGAACAACAACTCCATGAGATCAGTAAAGGACGTGAAGACCAACAGCGCTTTATCCAAGGGATCAAAAGCTATGCTACTCAGCTTGTCGGTCAGGTGGTAGGAAGTAGCCAAACCTTCCGCCATGACAATATGACGAGGGCCAAATGTCCGGAGTGTGGTAAGTTCCTTTTGCAAGTTAAGGGCAAGCGCGGCGAAATGCTTGTCTGCCAGGACAGGGAGTGCGGCTATCGCCAAGGTCTCTCGGTGCAGTCAAATGCCAGATGCCCCCAATGTCATAAGAAGATGGAGCTACGGGGAGAAGGGGAAAACAAGCTGTTTACTTGTGGCTGTGGCTACCGTGAGAAACTCTCCGCCTTCAATAAGCGCAAAGAGCAAGAGGGCAAGGGTTCTTACAACAAAAAGGAAGTCAATCAGTTCTTGCAAAAGCAAAAGGAGGCCGTTCCGGTGAATACAGCCTTAGCGGATGCTCTTGCTAAGTTGAAACTTCCTTAA
- a CDS encoding thioredoxin domain-containing protein: MAVTVRESSGNELDEILTKKIGKVLVDFYSSTCGPCKMLGYVLNDVAKDVNDVEILKLDFDQNKETVAKFGVEGYPTIILFEQGEEVQRLAGLQQKPVIIKLITD; encoded by the coding sequence ATGGCTGTTACGGTTAGAGAGTCCAGTGGTAATGAATTAGATGAAATCCTCACGAAGAAGATCGGTAAAGTCTTAGTTGATTTTTATTCATCCACTTGTGGACCGTGCAAGATGCTAGGTTACGTGCTCAATGATGTGGCAAAAGATGTAAATGATGTGGAAATCCTCAAATTAGATTTCGACCAGAATAAAGAAACCGTTGCAAAATTTGGCGTGGAAGGCTATCCTACCATCATCCTTTTTGAACAAGGTGAAGAAGTTCAACGTTTAGCAGGATTACAGCAGAAACCTGTGATTATTAAATTGATTACCGATTAG
- a CDS encoding NAD(P)/FAD-dependent oxidoreductase, with protein sequence MAMMHYDVAIIGAGPAGMTAAIYAARANLSVLLLDKLAPGGQVINTYEIQNYTGMGTIEGADLAIKMFEHTQELGIPFDYCTVDAIQTEGSLKKLICQEGSVHYAKAVILATGTKPRMLGVPGELDFAGSKISWCAICDGAKYRDKEVMVIGGGNSAVEESLFLAGITKKLTIVTMLNLTADPSACAKLRQLPNVEIYEYYDIKDFFTQEGQLGLHAISSKTGEALTVLADGAFEYIGLQPTTEAFKSLDILNEYGYIETDAWMATKFAGIYGAGDVISKHLRQVITACNDGAIAAQAVAKYIENLK encoded by the coding sequence ATTGCCATGATGCACTATGATGTTGCCATCATTGGGGCCGGTCCGGCAGGTATGACCGCCGCTATTTACGCAGCCAGAGCAAACCTTAGCGTCTTGCTACTGGATAAGTTGGCGCCGGGAGGGCAAGTCATCAATACCTATGAAATTCAAAACTACACCGGGATGGGCACCATTGAAGGCGCGGACTTAGCGATTAAGATGTTTGAGCATACCCAAGAATTAGGCATCCCCTTTGATTATTGCACGGTCGATGCTATTCAAACCGAAGGTTCACTGAAGAAGCTGATCTGTCAAGAGGGTAGCGTCCATTATGCGAAGGCCGTCATCCTTGCTACAGGTACCAAACCTAGAATGCTGGGAGTTCCCGGCGAATTAGATTTTGCCGGTTCCAAAATCAGTTGGTGTGCCATTTGCGATGGGGCGAAATACCGAGATAAAGAGGTCATGGTCATCGGCGGCGGCAACTCGGCAGTGGAAGAGTCCCTGTTCTTGGCTGGTATTACAAAGAAACTAACCATTGTGACGATGTTGAATCTGACAGCTGATCCCAGCGCTTGCGCTAAATTGCGTCAGCTGCCCAATGTTGAAATATATGAATACTACGACATCAAAGACTTCTTTACTCAAGAGGGCCAATTGGGACTTCACGCCATTTCCTCAAAAACTGGCGAAGCTCTCACAGTCCTGGCCGATGGGGCCTTCGAGTATATTGGCTTACAACCTACTACAGAGGCTTTTAAAAGTCTGGACATCCTTAACGAGTATGGTTATATCGAAACCGATGCTTGGATGGCCACAAAGTTTGCGGGGATTTACGGAGCTGGGGATGTCATCAGTAAACATCTCCGTCAGGTCATCACGGCCTGCAATGATGGAGCTATCGCAGCTCAAGCTGTCGCGAAATATATCGAAAATTTGAAGTAA
- the spoIID gene encoding stage II sporulation protein D, with the protein MRKEWFRILVLVVIIVILFPWTVLRWHQQGDLDNEEFTVRVLMPDGEVANQSLEEYLIGVVAAEMPAEFEEEALKAQAVAARTYAAKRITQQTSNGETYDVDTTVNTQAWISESQMKEKWKWLSFWRYHGKIKGAVTSTKNQVLVANGQYIDAFFHSSSGRKPTERAEDVWSSSRPYLQNIPAGEQNPNRFVKSYSFTPSSLSQKLGVTGKAKAFADADFVILSETGAGRAKVVRVLGKNYTGAQLRPLLGLASTDIEIQLTSQELKITTYGNGHAVGMSQYGANDLAKAGKSYEEILQHFYPGTKSLYLKKGSPTP; encoded by the coding sequence GTGCGTAAAGAATGGTTCAGGATACTGGTTCTAGTGGTCATCATCGTCATCCTATTTCCTTGGACGGTCCTCCGCTGGCACCAACAGGGAGATTTAGATAATGAGGAGTTCACAGTAAGGGTTCTCATGCCGGATGGTGAAGTGGCAAACCAGAGTCTGGAGGAGTATTTGATCGGTGTAGTTGCCGCCGAAATGCCCGCGGAGTTTGAGGAAGAAGCCCTTAAAGCTCAGGCTGTTGCGGCACGAACCTATGCAGCGAAACGCATCACCCAGCAAACGAGCAATGGTGAAACTTATGATGTAGACACCACTGTCAACACACAAGCGTGGATATCGGAAAGCCAGATGAAAGAGAAATGGAAGTGGCTGTCCTTTTGGCGTTACCATGGTAAAATTAAAGGAGCGGTTACCAGCACGAAGAATCAAGTGCTGGTCGCTAATGGACAATATATTGATGCCTTTTTTCATAGTAGTTCCGGTCGCAAGCCTACTGAGCGAGCAGAGGATGTTTGGAGTTCCTCAAGACCTTATCTACAAAACATACCTGCGGGAGAGCAAAACCCGAATCGCTTCGTGAAAAGTTATTCCTTTACCCCGAGTAGCCTCTCTCAAAAGCTAGGCGTTACCGGGAAGGCCAAAGCATTTGCAGATGCGGATTTTGTTATATTAAGCGAAACGGGAGCGGGGAGAGCCAAAGTCGTACGGGTTCTGGGAAAAAACTACACCGGAGCTCAGTTGCGCCCCCTCCTCGGCTTAGCTTCAACAGATATAGAGATCCAGCTAACGTCCCAGGAGCTTAAGATCACGACCTATGGCAACGGGCATGCAGTAGGTATGTCTCAGTACGGTGCCAACGATCTCGCGAAAGCAGGCAAATCCTATGAAGAAATTCTTCAACACTTTTATCCCGGGACCAAGTCACTTTATCTAAAGAAAGGTAGTCCGACACCATGA
- a CDS encoding aryl-sulfate sulfotransferase, translating to MSVKYKEFEHILTTQHRAEQEFLAEYKAGSYSLQKPYVKLNPYLIAPLTALVMFKTEQPTTVTVAVQGKEEAETIRFEFPEAKEHIIPVYGLYGDYENIVELILSNGGGNTLKIKTDALPDKVKQPTLFSTTQEYFQSNMMFVSPTTPAMTAAYDYRGEVRWYSTTNFAFDLKRVKNGRLLIGTDRLMLPPYHTSGLYEMGMIGKIYKEYRLPGGYHHDQFEMEDGNLLVLTQDPPRGTVEDMCVLIDRTTGQIIKRWDYQQILPQFPVGGSGSQDKHDWFHNNAVWYDKKTNSLTLSGRHQDAVINIDYETSKLNWIIGDPEGWPQDMVDKYFFKPVGDLSKFDWQYEQHACVVLPDGDIMCFDNGHWRAKTKEKYVPAKDNFSRGVRYRIDTEKMEIEQVWQFGKERGEDFFSTYICNVEYYGEGHYLVHSGGIGKFKGETCDTPPSRYVGDDIQYCELNSVTVEIKDDVIMFEMQLPANYYRAEKLQLYCPEDTLTFGKGQLLGTLGVTEKFLTLPPTEAGGLIPAENGAKIGLEADRIIFKARFEKGQMVLFQLEGKETYSYFVPTTKRPFLAMCVGTFLESDDRAVEFPISREGLTGDFKVSIIIDEKKYETGVTLQL from the coding sequence ATGAGTGTAAAGTACAAAGAGTTTGAGCACATTCTTACTACCCAGCATCGAGCAGAACAGGAATTTTTAGCCGAGTATAAGGCAGGGAGCTATTCCTTGCAAAAGCCTTATGTCAAATTGAATCCCTATCTAATCGCTCCCTTGACTGCCTTGGTTATGTTTAAAACAGAGCAGCCTACCACTGTAACCGTTGCCGTTCAGGGCAAGGAAGAGGCCGAAACGATTCGCTTTGAATTCCCTGAGGCTAAAGAGCATATCATCCCTGTCTATGGTCTTTACGGAGACTATGAAAATATAGTCGAGCTTATTCTCAGTAATGGGGGGGGAAACACCCTCAAAATCAAAACTGATGCACTCCCTGACAAAGTAAAGCAGCCTACCTTATTCTCCACCACCCAAGAGTACTTCCAAAGCAATATGATGTTTGTCAGCCCTACTACACCGGCTATGACCGCCGCCTACGACTATCGCGGCGAAGTCCGTTGGTATTCAACTACTAACTTTGCCTTCGACCTGAAACGCGTGAAAAACGGTCGCCTTCTCATCGGCACTGATCGCCTCATGTTACCCCCTTATCATACGAGCGGTCTTTATGAGATGGGTATGATTGGCAAGATATACAAGGAATATCGTTTACCCGGCGGCTATCATCACGACCAATTCGAAATGGAAGATGGGAATCTTCTTGTCTTAACTCAAGATCCTCCCCGCGGAACTGTCGAGGACATGTGTGTCCTGATCGATCGCACCACCGGGCAAATCATTAAGAGATGGGATTATCAGCAAATTCTCCCTCAATTCCCTGTGGGTGGATCGGGCAGCCAGGATAAGCATGACTGGTTCCATAATAATGCTGTCTGGTATGATAAAAAAACCAACTCCTTAACTCTCTCCGGTCGCCACCAAGATGCTGTGATTAATATTGACTATGAAACCAGCAAACTCAATTGGATTATTGGCGACCCTGAAGGCTGGCCACAGGATATGGTCGATAAATACTTCTTCAAGCCTGTAGGTGATCTTAGCAAATTTGACTGGCAATATGAGCAACATGCTTGCGTAGTCCTACCTGATGGAGATATCATGTGCTTCGATAATGGCCATTGGAGAGCAAAGACAAAAGAAAAATATGTTCCTGCCAAAGATAACTTCTCGCGCGGCGTTCGTTACCGAATCGATACAGAAAAAATGGAAATTGAGCAAGTCTGGCAATTTGGTAAGGAACGAGGAGAAGACTTCTTTTCCACTTACATCTGTAATGTTGAGTACTATGGAGAAGGTCATTATCTCGTGCACTCTGGCGGTATCGGTAAATTTAAAGGAGAAACCTGCGACACCCCACCCTCCCGATATGTGGGTGATGACATACAGTATTGTGAACTTAACTCAGTCACTGTAGAGATTAAGGATGACGTGATCATGTTCGAAATGCAGCTTCCCGCCAATTACTACCGAGCTGAAAAGCTGCAGCTCTATTGCCCTGAAGATACTTTAACTTTTGGCAAAGGTCAACTCCTAGGCACCTTAGGTGTCACGGAAAAATTCTTAACCCTACCTCCCACGGAAGCCGGTGGCCTGATCCCTGCGGAAAATGGTGCGAAAATCGGCCTCGAAGCAGATCGCATTATTTTCAAAGCAAGATTTGAAAAAGGTCAAATGGTCCTCTTCCAGCTGGAAGGCAAAGAAACTTACAGTTATTTTGTTCCCACCACCAAGCGTCCCTTCTTGGCTATGTGTGTGGGCACCTTCTTAGAGTCCGATGATCGGGCGGTTGAATTCCCTATTAGTCGTGAAGGTTTGACTGGTGATTTCAAGGTTTCCATTATTATTGATGAAAAGAAATACGAAACTGGAGTCACCCTTCAACTCTAA
- the murA gene encoding UDP-N-acetylglucosamine 1-carboxyvinyltransferase, producing the protein MNKIIVAGGRSLEGKITVSGAKNAVLPIIAASLLSPEPIRIDDAPHLLDVDVMCQVIGTLGASVRREGSRLYIETPEITSIEAPHDLVSRMRASIVTMGPVLARTGRVRISHPGGCAIGSRPINWHLKGLEALGAEVRMDHGYLDVSAPVLKGARIYLDFPSVGATENIMMAAAGAQGMTYIENAAQEPEIIDLANFLNQMGGKVRGAGTNVIRIEGVREFHGATHTVIPDRIEAGSYLLMAAAAGGDIFVQNVIADHLKPLLAKMEEAGVYFRVVDDGIRVVGEGVYNAVDVKTQVHPGFPTDLQAPFSAFLTRANGTGVITETVFENRFMHVDELKRMGSDIKIEGRSAIIQGIQRLNAAPVTATDLRAGAALILAALTADGETEIQGVHHIDRGYEYIVEKLSGIGAQVRREIE; encoded by the coding sequence TTGAACAAAATTATCGTGGCTGGCGGTAGGTCTTTGGAAGGAAAGATTACCGTGAGCGGAGCAAAAAACGCAGTATTGCCAATTATTGCTGCCAGCTTGCTGTCTCCTGAGCCTATACGCATAGACGACGCTCCACACCTATTGGATGTAGATGTCATGTGTCAGGTTATTGGAACATTGGGAGCTTCAGTAAGGCGAGAGGGTTCGCGGCTTTACATAGAAACACCAGAGATCACAAGTATCGAAGCGCCTCATGATCTTGTATCCCGCATGAGAGCTTCCATCGTAACCATGGGACCAGTCCTTGCAAGAACGGGCAGAGTACGGATTTCCCACCCGGGGGGGTGCGCGATCGGCTCTCGACCGATTAACTGGCATCTTAAGGGCCTCGAGGCTTTAGGCGCTGAGGTCCGAATGGATCATGGTTATTTGGATGTAAGTGCTCCTGTCTTAAAAGGAGCTCGGATTTACCTGGATTTCCCTAGCGTGGGAGCTACCGAGAATATTATGATGGCTGCTGCTGGAGCTCAAGGGATGACTTATATTGAAAATGCAGCTCAAGAGCCAGAAATCATTGACTTAGCTAACTTTTTAAATCAGATGGGCGGTAAGGTTCGGGGAGCCGGAACCAATGTGATTCGCATCGAAGGCGTTCGCGAATTCCATGGTGCCACCCATACCGTTATACCCGACCGTATTGAAGCAGGCAGTTATCTTTTGATGGCCGCCGCTGCCGGTGGAGATATTTTTGTTCAAAATGTCATAGCCGACCACCTCAAACCCCTTTTAGCGAAAATGGAAGAAGCAGGGGTGTACTTCCGCGTTGTAGATGATGGAATACGTGTGGTTGGTGAAGGAGTCTATAATGCCGTGGATGTGAAGACTCAAGTTCATCCTGGTTTCCCTACGGATTTGCAAGCGCCATTTTCGGCCTTCTTAACCCGAGCTAATGGCACAGGGGTCATCACGGAGACCGTCTTTGAGAACCGCTTTATGCATGTGGATGAGCTTAAACGCATGGGCTCTGATATTAAAATCGAAGGCCGTAGTGCGATTATTCAAGGTATCCAGCGTCTCAATGCAGCCCCGGTAACTGCCACAGACTTACGGGCTGGGGCTGCTTTGATACTGGCGGCTTTAACAGCTGATGGGGAAACTGAGATTCAAGGAGTCCATCATATTGACCGCGGGTACGAGTATATTGTAGAGAAATTGAGTGGAATCGGTGCCCAAGTCCGGAGAGAAATAGAATAG
- a CDS encoding Crp/Fnr family transcriptional regulator, translating into MNLKDISMKTYCEFKKGEHIIHQQEKIDYVYIITSGICYRTHISETGAEILYGIKRANTGLESVIGILVLFNGGISTSNFVAHTKCCCYKVPYETFYQYVISQQDLCVEMLHLAMKEYRAVTERFHAQSHKNNFGLLCKLLLDHSSIVDGKRSVEVDYNNKLLSEYLGIHQVTVSKMLKFLKEDGVIKKETNGIVILDESKLSRYVNEDKTMYW; encoded by the coding sequence ATGAATCTTAAGGATATATCTATGAAGACCTATTGTGAATTTAAGAAGGGCGAACACATCATTCATCAGCAAGAAAAGATTGATTATGTCTACATCATAACTTCTGGGATCTGCTATCGCACGCATATTTCCGAAACAGGTGCCGAGATTTTGTATGGAATAAAAAGGGCTAATACTGGCTTAGAATCAGTGATTGGCATTTTAGTCTTATTTAACGGGGGTATCAGTACATCTAATTTTGTAGCCCATACCAAATGCTGCTGTTATAAAGTTCCTTATGAAACATTTTATCAGTATGTGATAAGCCAACAAGATCTATGTGTAGAGATGCTTCATTTAGCTATGAAGGAATATCGCGCAGTTACTGAACGATTTCATGCCCAAAGTCATAAAAATAACTTCGGGCTGCTATGTAAGCTTCTGCTCGATCATTCCAGCATCGTTGATGGCAAACGTAGTGTTGAAGTCGATTATAATAACAAACTACTTAGTGAATATCTTGGGATCCACCAAGTTACTGTTTCAAAAATGTTAAAATTCTTAAAAGAAGATGGCGTGATCAAGAAAGAAACGAATGGCATCGTTATTCTTGACGAAAGTAAGTTGAGTCGCTATGTCAACGAAGATAAAACAATGTACTGGTAG